A region of the Chitinispirillales bacterium ANBcel5 genome:
TTCAGGATTTACCCTGGAGAGTCCCTTTTTTTTATGGTGCTATGCAAACTAGTAGTAAAAGTATGCATATTTCTTCATATAACCGTATACGTCCGAATGCTTACCCCTCCTGTGTTAATATCCTTCTTTTAAACTTTTCCTATGCGCTCCACTCTGTCACATGCAGAAGAGCGAGTGGTTTGGTGAAATTGGTAATACTGTTGTTCAAGTGTAAGAATGGAATGAGAAAAAAGGAAGAGGCAAGGACTTGAATTGTAGAGGAGGTGTACTTCCATTGTGGCGGCTCAAGAGCCACCGCTCACCGTTTCTTTTTCTTCAGCTGGTAATTAGTCATCTGTGATTTTTAGATTCGGCCAGGTAGGCGAAATGTACCCCAGTTTTCAGCTCACCATTTAAAACACCAACCTTTATGATGCCCTAATAATGTTTGAATTGAGCCAATAAACCTCTGAAATTGCCTTATTCTAAATTGAAATGAGACAGATCACCTGCTGAGTAGCTTCATTTTAAATTGAAATGAGACAGATCACCTACTGAGTAGCTTCATTTTAAATTGAAATGAGACTGATCACCTACTGATTAGCTCTATTTTAAATTGAAATGAGACTGATCACCTACTGAGTAGCTTCATTTTAAATTGAAATGAGACTGATCACCTACTGATTAGCTCTATTTTAAATTGAAATGAGACTGATCACCTACTGATTAGCTCTATTTTAAATTGAAATGAGACAGATCACCTACTGATTAGCTCCATTTTAAATTGAAATGAGACTAATCACCTGCTGAGTAGCTTCATTTTAAATTGAAATGAGACTGATCACCTACTGAGTAGCTTCATTTTAAATTGAAATGAGACTAATCACCTACTGAGTAGCTCCATTTTAAATTGAAATGAGACTAATCACCTGCTGAGTAGCTCTATTTTAAATTGAAATGAGACTGATCACCTACTGATTAGCTCTATTTTAAATTGAAATGAGACTGATCACCTACTGATTAGCTCTATTTTAAATTGAAATGAGACTGATCACCTATGGAGTTGGTAAGCATCCTGTAATTATCACCTTAAAGCAAATACCATTATCGCTATTTTTTATTAAAGGAGGTGATAATAAACACTAAGCACCGTAGCAGAGAAAAAAAAGAGCTGATTATTTCTGAATACTACAGAATTAAGCAGAGTCGTCAGAAGTTTTGTAACAAGAATATTAGCATTATGCATTTAAAGGGTGGTTAGGCAGGTACAAAAATGAAAGTTCAAAAACTACAAATAACGAAGCATTTATAAAATTAGCTCCGCACACACAGCAGAATCAAACGCATTATCAACACCCTGCAACATCTGAACTAACCATTGGCCTTAATTCCGGGCCTCGAATCGTGTGGCGTGGAACCCTGGGAATATGAATACAATCAAGGTTCACTGTTTGTTCATCGTTACATGCGACCCAAGCATGTGGAAAAAAATGCAGGTGAAATATTAAAAAAAGTAATTAAAATCAACTCCGGCCTTAAATAAACCCCAGATATTTTCATCTCTTCTATGTTTTAATGAAGGTTCAAAGGTTCCGGGACTATCATAATGTTTTCGCTTTAGTATATAGGGAATACGCTGAGAGGTATTAAGGGATAGAATAAACCTATCTGAAAACCGGATGTCAGTCTCAATACAAAACTGAAGAAAGATAAAACTTCTCCAGGGCAAATCAAGAGTGTCATTTATACCTTCAAGGTTATTACCGAAATTAACATTTCCATCAGTATTATAAAAGTCACCGGATATAGTGAATCGGTTGCGGCTCTTTTGGTAGTTCCAGGTGTACGAGCAATTAATCATATTGGAAGTGAGGTTTGCATCTCCGGTCATCCTGTATATACCATACGAAATTCCGGTATATTTCACAGGGTCTACTAAGGCAGGATTAGGCATTTTAGCCAAAGCTTTCATAAATCTATAACTAAAATCAATTGTATGGTTAGTGGCCATGTTATAACTTAAATCACTCAAAAAACTGTAGCCCTTTGTATTTAATTTCATATTACGGATAAAAGAAGAAAAAGAGCCGTTTGGTCTCCTGTATAGTGCATCTAACTGTGCATCGGAAAAAAAAGCTCCAATCCCTGCTCTGATAAATAGATTTGGGTTAAGCGAAAAAATGTTACTAAGTGTAAAATGGTTTAATTGTAAATTAGGTAAGAGGACATCATTTTTCCATAGTGTGTCACGATGAGGTCGGGATAAGTATAATTGGTAGCTCAATACAATCTCATTTTTAGCAAATTGTTTGAAAGTGCTTGTAATATCAAACTGGTGTGTATTTTGGTGAATAGTTCCATTTACATGGACAAGGTTACTTAGATTTGCTTTAAATATTGAATTGTCGGAAATAAACTCATGGATAGTTAAACAAAAGGGGATATACAGTGGTTGTGACACAAATGATGCTGAAAGGTAAAATATGTCATTGTGATTCCAGCCACTATAAATATTGTATCCCTGAAAAAAATGTCTTAAAGATTCTGTTTGAGAAAAGGAATGAATAACCGTTGGTGTAAGGGTTATACCAAGAAATAAACGCCCATGCAATAATGATTGAAACCATCCGAGGTTGTACTGTTGCTTATGGCTTTTATTATCCCTTTCAAACTTGAGGGAAAAGGTTAGATCGTTATTGTTCTCTAAAGATATTTTTGACCGGGATCTTTTATAGGTAATACCTGATAGTAGAAGACCCGAAAATAGACTGTTTCCAGTAATAAGTGAAGTTGAACTTGAGTATAGAGTTAGGTGTCTGGGAGTGTTTAGGTTAATGAGATTTAGATTATAGCTATTGCTTTGGAATACAAAACTTCTGAAATCGCTATCTTCTATTAAAAAACTTCTGATATGAGATAACTTTTTGTCTGAGGTGTTTTGCCGTAAAAGGTGAATGTCCGAAAGGGCATGGCGAGGAAAGAGTAAAAAAAAGAGAATGATAAAGAAAAAATTAATGGAAAAATTTGGATGAGAGTTAAAAACTCTCACCCAATTAGAAATCTGAGTTTTTGACATTTATTTTAGTACTTTGCCATACATAAAATTTGAAAGAGTGTACCAATAGTAGTCATCGTCATAATAGTAATCATCATCCCATGGATCGATATACAGTTCATCAAAAAACTCAATCCATTGGTTTCGTGTACTCATACGTGGAAATAACCCACCAAAAGTATAATCGGGAAAATGGGGGCCTTCGTAGGATAAATCATAATCACTTAGGACATTTCCGCTTCTATCTGTGAAGTCTAAGGGTTCAAAGTATTCATAACCATGCAAATCTATTTGACGCCAATCTGAAGGATCCCGCCATTGCATATAGGGAAACTTGGTTTTAAGATCACGAATGGGATTGTCAAAAATTGCACTTACATTCACTCGCAAAGAGAGGTCATAATCGATTTCTATGTCATAAGGGCCGGAGAGGAATTTAGTCACTTCATTAAGCATATCTTTGACTGAAAAAGCATTTAGACCACCATGGTATTCAAGCTCTGCATCTAAATCATCGATGTACTCAGCTTTTATGATATGGAACATCTGGTCGCTTGTCCTTGCGCTTATAAAATCGAGGGAATTTTCGAGTTTTTCAACGCTTTGACGTAAATTAAGAATGGCTGCATTCATAGATCCCTCTCCATGGTCATGGAGTGTGAGGAAACTATTACTCTGATGGAGCCTTTTAATGTTAACGGCAAGAATACTGTCACTACCGCTTGAGATCCAATCATAGGAACCGTTGTTATCTATATCGATATTGTAGGAAATGAGAGTGAGCATAATTGCACGCATGATACGTAATCCGGCATCAATAACATAAACCTCTCCGAGGTCAAGAATGTATGAGTCTCCATAGGTTTCACCAAGCATTTGCGGTGTAATTTCAAATTTGAATGTTTCATCATTTTGAATGATGCTTAATCTGTCCAAAGCATAAATTATACTGGGAAGTAATTCGTCTTTCACCGCATTTTGAAGTTCGCTTATTTTGGGTAACTCACTTGCAGGGGCACTTGCGATGGTAGGCACAATCCGATCAACATTACGCATCTTGGCAGGATTAAGTTTCAGGGGTATCGTTTGAGTCTTAAATAGTCCTGTTTCATTGGCGGTTAATTCATCAGCAAATTCGTTAAAAGTCTCATTCTGGTTAATCATAATTAGTTCAGTTATAGCAGCACCAAACTGAGCTTCAGTGTTATTGGGATCAGCTTCAATTGCAGCTTTAAAAGCGGTGTTTGCTTTATACATATCAGCACTTATCAGATCTTTGCTCAATTCTTCTTCAAGGAGGGATAGTGCAACCTGAAGCTTTTCCCGAGCAAATTCTCTGTCTTCTTCGCTGATTGTTTTTGTTGTACCGGAAGGATTATCTGCGGTACCGTCTGGTGTGGTTCCGCCATCAGTAAAAGAGGGGTCCGGGGGAGTGGAATCAGGGCTGACAGGTGAATCGGTACAGCCTGAAAATAGGAGTACTACCAACCAAACAATTACAACCTTTAGATAATTCATTTTAACCTCTTGGGATAGATTGTGTAAAAGTGTCAGTTTTGAATATGAATAACCCTATATACACTAGATTATATATAATAAAAGTATCATTGCAAATAAACTTTATGTCGATTATCAAAAAAGATAGTATGAGAATAGGTTCAAAAATATCAATAGGTAAAATATATGTAAATGAAAGTGAATACCAAGAAGAAAATGTAAGTATTACTATTTAACCTTTATCTAAGCTTTTCAGAATCTTAATTAGTCGATAACACAAAGAACTGTTTGAGGTTATATAACCTGTTATGATTAAATGTAATAAATAAAGCAAATCAGGGTGATTCGGTGGTAATCTCTTTTATGAGAATGTTGTTATTTACGAGTGTAATGTAGTTGAAGGAAGCGGGGACATTACAATCAAAAGCTACTTTCTGATCTAAAGGTGAAATATTGAACTGGCAAATAGGACTTGGGGCACTTGTGTAGAGTATACCATCCTTATTAAGTACTAATCTGTGATGAATGTGTCCAATAAAGACTCCAAGAACATTGTTCCCGTATTTTAAAAGGGTATCATGAAAACGCTCACCATTAAAAAGGAGCATTTCCCTGTCTATCCAGGGGACATCCAGGGATACTGGTGGAAAATGAGTAAAGATAATTTTGGGATCATCGTCAAATCTCCTCAAAAACCACACTAAGTCTTTTTCTTGAAGATATCCAAAATCTCCATGTGGGTCTATTTGAGGTGATCCCTTACAGTCGAGGGATAAAACTTTGTAGTGGCCATAGTTGAAATGATATGATCCAGCAGTGAGGGGGACCAGGTCGAAGCCACTTTGGTTAGAACTGTTGAGCCAGGAGATATGTTCTGGATAATCATGATTACCCGTTACATATAGAATTGGATGATTCAATGAAGAAAAAATATCTTTTACCAGCTCATAGGATGCTTTCGTAGGTTCATTAACCACATCTCCTGTATGAATTACAAAATCTACTGGTGCACTAAAAGAGTTAATGGCTTTGATGAGATTAGTAGTTTTCTGATAGGTGTTTTGGTTGTAGAGTATAAAATCTTTGTTCTCTCCCAGGTGGGTATCACTGATATGAATAAAAGAAACTTTTCTGCTTATTGGATCATCTGTTTTGGTGCTCATTGTTTGTAAAAGTCCTTATAAGTTTTCTCTCTGCTAATCCAAGGCTTTTAAACTGTATACCTGTTCTGAATAATGGCCATTCAGGAGTACAGTGAACCACCAGGGCTGTAGTTTTAAATGTAGCACTGATTCCTGGAAGGGAAAAGGTAATGGTTACTAACGATCCGGTTTTTTTTTTCCTCTTACCCACAAAAAGCATACCACCCTCATTAATATTGAGGATTTCAACTGAATCTTCAGTTTTTTGAGTATCATCAATTACCAGGCCTAATAAATCGATCTCTTTTCTGTCTTGTAATCTACGTTCCATTGATTAATCAACCTCATGGGTAAAAAGTCTGCAATTATCACAATAATATGATTTTTGGATAATGATAATATTCAGAAAATATAAAAAGGGGATTACTAGTAAAAAATAAGACAAATTAGTTATCATGATTTTCTGAATAAATACTATTTTGCAATGCTTGAATTAAAATGGGTGAGGATAGAAATGATAACAAAAAATTCATACACACGCATAACGCTTGCGCTTGATATAATCGGCAAAATCTATAATGGCCCGATGAAGGGGTATCATGAGCTGGGGATAATTAAGCATCAGATAACTCTTTGCGACAGTATTGAAGTAAAAGAGAGTAGGAGTACAAAAATTGAGTGTTCAGATACCGCGGTACCCCATGATAGCAGTAATATATGCTGGAAAGCAGTTGATCTGATAAAGAAACGGTATGGTATCGATAAGAACGTAACTATTTCCATTGATAAAAATATACCTGTAATGGGTGGGCTTGCCGGCGGTAGCGCTAATGCTGCTACAATGATTGATATCTTAAATGAGCTTTGGGCACTTAATTTTTCAAAAGAAGAGAAAAAGCAGTTAGGGCGCAAGCTTGGAATGGATGTGCCGTTTTTCTTTGACGGTGGAACGGCATTTGATACTGAAACAACAGGGGTACTCCAGAAAATTGACACAGATCTTTTTGCCACCTTTGTACTGGTGATTCCCAATTTTGGGGTTTCAACCAGGGATGCTTACGGGGGTATCGATTATTCAAAAGTTGCTAAAAAGACTCTGCAAACTTCAGAAATGAAGTCTTGTATATCGCTTAATGATATGAGTAAGGTGGTGAGTCTTATGCATAATGATTTTGAACTATCGGTGTTTCCCAGGTATCCACAACTTCAGCAAATACGGGATAAAATGCTGGAGGCTGGATGTTTAAATGCAATCATGAGTGGCTCGGGATCGACTCTAATTGGTATTGTGCGGAATAGAAAAGAAGCAATGAGAGTCTGTAATTCGCTGGAATATAAGAGTATAATTACAGAAACACTTAAACGGTAACGCTCTTTTATGCTTTTTCTATCTGCAATAAAGAAATTGTACTCTGAGTTAATCCAGTAATCTGGAGGGGGGGACTATGAATCGGCTGCACGTAGATAGAACGGATAAGTACAGATGGAATACTCGCCATGAACTCTACACCTATTTCGATAAAAAGTACGGTA
Encoded here:
- a CDS encoding metallophosphoesterase; the protein is MSTKTDDPISRKVSFIHISDTHLGENKDFILYNQNTYQKTTNLIKAINSFSAPVDFVIHTGDVVNEPTKASYELVKDIFSSLNHPILYVTGNHDYPEHISWLNSSNQSGFDLVPLTAGSYHFNYGHYKVLSLDCKGSPQIDPHGDFGYLQEKDLVWFLRRFDDDPKIIFTHFPPVSLDVPWIDREMLLFNGERFHDTLLKYGNNVLGVFIGHIHHRLVLNKDGILYTSAPSPICQFNISPLDQKVAFDCNVPASFNYITLVNNNILIKEITTESP
- a CDS encoding PilZ domain-containing protein; this encodes MERRLQDRKEIDLLGLVIDDTQKTEDSVEILNINEGGMLFVGKRKKKTGSLVTITFSLPGISATFKTTALVVHCTPEWPLFRTGIQFKSLGLAERKLIRTFTNNEHQNR
- the ispE gene encoding 4-(cytidine 5'-diphospho)-2-C-methyl-D-erythritol kinase, giving the protein MITKNSYTRITLALDIIGKIYNGPMKGYHELGIIKHQITLCDSIEVKESRSTKIECSDTAVPHDSSNICWKAVDLIKKRYGIDKNVTISIDKNIPVMGGLAGGSANAATMIDILNELWALNFSKEEKKQLGRKLGMDVPFFFDGGTAFDTETTGVLQKIDTDLFATFVLVIPNFGVSTRDAYGGIDYSKVAKKTLQTSEMKSCISLNDMSKVVSLMHNDFELSVFPRYPQLQQIRDKMLEAGCLNAIMSGSGSTLIGIVRNRKEAMRVCNSLEYKSIITETLKR